A part of Pelecanus crispus isolate bPelCri1 chromosome 22, bPelCri1.pri, whole genome shotgun sequence genomic DNA contains:
- the LOC104024751 gene encoding methanethiol oxidase isoform X1 codes for MAKCGGCGPGYATPLDAMKGPREEIVYLPCIYRNTGTEKPDYLATVDVDPKSPHYCQVIHRLPMPNLKDELHHSGWNACSSCFGDATKKRNRLILPSLISSRVYVVDVGTDARAPRIHKIVEPVELFWKSNAANPHTSHCLGSGDILISCLGDPSGNGKGGFVLLDGETFEVKGNWQNGEKVPPQGYDFWYQPRHNVLMSTEWGVPKVLADGFNPADVERGHYGRYINVWDWSTHTYIQKIDLGKGSIPLEIRFLHNPDAAEGFVGCALSGAVHRFYKTEKGDWAAEKVIEVPRKKVQGWLLPDMPGLITDILISLDDRFLYFSNWLHGDIRQYDISNTRKPKLVGQVFLGGSITKGGPVTVVEDKELQCQPEPFVIKGKRVPGGPQMIQLSLDGKRLYVTSSLYSGWDKQFYPDLVKEGSVMLQIDVDTEKGGLTVNKNFLVDFGKEPDGPVLAHEIRYPGGDCTSDIWM; via the exons ATGG CAAAATGCGGAGGATGTGGTCCAGGATATGCAACGCCTCTGGATGCCATGAAAG GTCCCCGGGAGGAGATTGTGTACCTGCCGTGTATCTACAGAAACACTGGGACAGAGAAACCGGACTACCTGGCCACTGTGGATGTTGACCCCAAATCTCCACACTATTGTCAG GTGATCCATCGCCTGCCCATGCCAAATCTTAAGGATGAGCTCCATCATTCGGGGTGGAATGCCTGTAGCAGCTGCTTTGGGGAtgccacaaagaaaagaaatcgTCTCATTCTACCAAGTTTGATCTCTTCTCGCGTCTATGTGGTGGATGTGGGAACAGACGCACGAGCTCCTAGAATCCATAAG ATTGTTGAGCCAGTGGAGTTGTTCTGGAAGTCAAACGCAGCTAATCCTCACACCTCTCACTGTCTGGGCAGTGGTGACATCTTGATCAGCTGTTTGGGAGACCCTTCTGGCAATGGAAAAG GTGGCTTTGTTTTGCTGGACGGAGAGACTTTTGAAGTGAAAGGAAATTGGCAGAATGGGGAGAAGGTACCCCCCCAGGGTTATGACTTCTGGTATCAGCCACGACACAATGTCCTGATGAGCACTGAATGGGGAGTCCCGAAAGTCTTGGCAGATGGGTTTAACCCAGCTGATGTAGAGAGAG GGCATTATGGCCGCTACATTAATGTGTGGGACTGGAGCACTCACACCTACATTCAGAAAATTGACTTAGGGAAGGGCTCTATACCTTTGGAAATTCGATTCCTCCACAATCCAGATGCTGCAGAGGGGTTTGTTGGGTGTGCTCTGAGTGGTGCAGTGCATCGGTTCTACAAGACAGAG AAAGGAGACTGGGCAGCAGAGAAGGTGATTGAAGTACCCCGCAAGAAGGTGCAAGGATGGCTTCTCCCTGACATGCCTG GTCTTATTACTGATATCCTCATCTCGCTGGATGACAGGTTCCTGTATTTCAGCAACTGGCTGCATGGAGACATCCGACAATACGATATCTCCAACACCCGCAAGCCCAAGCTGGTGGGCCAG GTGTTTCTGGGAGGCAGTATCACAAAAGGTGGGCCTGTAACTGTAGTGGAAGACAAGGAACTGCAGTGCCAGCCAGAGCCATTTGTGATCAAA GGGAAGAGGGTGCCAGGTGGACCTCAGATGATTCAGCTTAGCTTGGATGGCAAGAGGTTGTATGTCACCAGCTCTCTCTACAGTGGATGGGACAAGCAGTTCTACCCAGACCTTGTCAA GGAAGGCTCTGTTATGCTGCAGATTGATGTGGATACTGAAAAAGGTGGATTGACAGTGAATAAAAACTTCCTAGTCGACTTTGGGAAGGAACCTGATGGGCCTGTCCTAGCTCATGAGATTCGTTACCCTGGTGGAGACTGTACCTCTGATATCTGGATGTAA
- the LOC104024751 gene encoding methanethiol oxidase isoform X2 — translation MKGPREEIVYLPCIYRNTGTEKPDYLATVDVDPKSPHYCQVIHRLPMPNLKDELHHSGWNACSSCFGDATKKRNRLILPSLISSRVYVVDVGTDARAPRIHKIVEPVELFWKSNAANPHTSHCLGSGDILISCLGDPSGNGKGGFVLLDGETFEVKGNWQNGEKVPPQGYDFWYQPRHNVLMSTEWGVPKVLADGFNPADVERGHYGRYINVWDWSTHTYIQKIDLGKGSIPLEIRFLHNPDAAEGFVGCALSGAVHRFYKTEKGDWAAEKVIEVPRKKVQGWLLPDMPGLITDILISLDDRFLYFSNWLHGDIRQYDISNTRKPKLVGQVFLGGSITKGGPVTVVEDKELQCQPEPFVIKGKRVPGGPQMIQLSLDGKRLYVTSSLYSGWDKQFYPDLVKEGSVMLQIDVDTEKGGLTVNKNFLVDFGKEPDGPVLAHEIRYPGGDCTSDIWM, via the exons ATGAAAG GTCCCCGGGAGGAGATTGTGTACCTGCCGTGTATCTACAGAAACACTGGGACAGAGAAACCGGACTACCTGGCCACTGTGGATGTTGACCCCAAATCTCCACACTATTGTCAG GTGATCCATCGCCTGCCCATGCCAAATCTTAAGGATGAGCTCCATCATTCGGGGTGGAATGCCTGTAGCAGCTGCTTTGGGGAtgccacaaagaaaagaaatcgTCTCATTCTACCAAGTTTGATCTCTTCTCGCGTCTATGTGGTGGATGTGGGAACAGACGCACGAGCTCCTAGAATCCATAAG ATTGTTGAGCCAGTGGAGTTGTTCTGGAAGTCAAACGCAGCTAATCCTCACACCTCTCACTGTCTGGGCAGTGGTGACATCTTGATCAGCTGTTTGGGAGACCCTTCTGGCAATGGAAAAG GTGGCTTTGTTTTGCTGGACGGAGAGACTTTTGAAGTGAAAGGAAATTGGCAGAATGGGGAGAAGGTACCCCCCCAGGGTTATGACTTCTGGTATCAGCCACGACACAATGTCCTGATGAGCACTGAATGGGGAGTCCCGAAAGTCTTGGCAGATGGGTTTAACCCAGCTGATGTAGAGAGAG GGCATTATGGCCGCTACATTAATGTGTGGGACTGGAGCACTCACACCTACATTCAGAAAATTGACTTAGGGAAGGGCTCTATACCTTTGGAAATTCGATTCCTCCACAATCCAGATGCTGCAGAGGGGTTTGTTGGGTGTGCTCTGAGTGGTGCAGTGCATCGGTTCTACAAGACAGAG AAAGGAGACTGGGCAGCAGAGAAGGTGATTGAAGTACCCCGCAAGAAGGTGCAAGGATGGCTTCTCCCTGACATGCCTG GTCTTATTACTGATATCCTCATCTCGCTGGATGACAGGTTCCTGTATTTCAGCAACTGGCTGCATGGAGACATCCGACAATACGATATCTCCAACACCCGCAAGCCCAAGCTGGTGGGCCAG GTGTTTCTGGGAGGCAGTATCACAAAAGGTGGGCCTGTAACTGTAGTGGAAGACAAGGAACTGCAGTGCCAGCCAGAGCCATTTGTGATCAAA GGGAAGAGGGTGCCAGGTGGACCTCAGATGATTCAGCTTAGCTTGGATGGCAAGAGGTTGTATGTCACCAGCTCTCTCTACAGTGGATGGGACAAGCAGTTCTACCCAGACCTTGTCAA GGAAGGCTCTGTTATGCTGCAGATTGATGTGGATACTGAAAAAGGTGGATTGACAGTGAATAAAAACTTCCTAGTCGACTTTGGGAAGGAACCTGATGGGCCTGTCCTAGCTCATGAGATTCGTTACCCTGGTGGAGACTGTACCTCTGATATCTGGATGTAA